A genome region from Camelina sativa cultivar DH55 chromosome 10, Cs, whole genome shotgun sequence includes the following:
- the LOC109126928 gene encoding uncharacterized protein LOC109126928 — protein MISVVILAELLVEYTAALAKLTVGILPPRRQGESAVVRIGGFSLPCPSPSSTSIANRSSPIPDLSSHLVDF, from the coding sequence ATGATCTCCGTAGTAATCCTCGCCGAACTATTGGTAGAGTACACAGCCGCTCTCGCGAAACTCACCGTCGGGATCTTGCCACCGAGACGACAAGGCGAGAGCGCCGTCGTTCGGATTGGTGGTTTCTCTCTTCCTTGTCCTTCTCCTTCGAGTACTAGTATTGCCAATAGATCCTCTCCGATCCCGGACTTGTCTTCTCATCTCGTTGATTTCTGA